In Candidatus Bathyarchaeia archaeon, the genomic stretch CAGGACAGCAAGCCATCTTTCTCTAGGCGTCATATAGTCCTCCATGATACCCACATGCACCTAGTTATTTACTACCAGACATATTTACAAGCTCTTCCAAATTATCTTTAAGTTTCTCGAAGGCTGTCACTATGTCATCCATGTCTTCTCTCGATCCTAAAAGGACGTATTGTGGAAACCACAGCCCCTCATAATAGCAGGCTTTTTCAGCTGCGGGTGCTTTAACGCTGGAATAATCTATTTGTTTGCCGTAGTGTGGGCAGGAGAACGGGCATCTCCTAAAGTACTCTATGTAAGGCTCTTTATATAGCGGCTTTGAGTAGCCGACGCTTGCAGGTATGCCTTCAGCCTGTAGAGCTCTAGCAATCGCAGCCTTGGATAATCCACCAAACGCCTCTGGATCAACCCTGAATATGTAGAGGTGGTAGGCGTGCCTAGTTACGCGTTCATCATTTTTAAGCGGTTTTACGCCGTCTATCTTAGAGAGCTTGCTATCCAGATATTGGGCGTTCTCCATTCTCCTCTCAGTTTGCTCATCAAGCCTCTCCATCTGAACTAAAAGTACAGCTGCCTGGAACTCGGTCATCCGGTAGTTTGCCCCCGGAAGATAATGCTCATACCACGCTTTTTCCGGCATTCTACCGCAGTTATGCAGAGACCAAGCTTTAACATACAGTTCTTCATTGTTGGTGACTATTATGCCGCCTTCACCGCTAGTGATGTTCTTACTGGACTGGAAGCTGAAGGCTCCAATATCGCCTATCGCTCCAACCCTTCTACCCTTCCATTCAGCGCCCCAAGCTTGGCACGCGTCCTCAATTATATGCAGCCCGTTCTTTTCAGCTATGGAGAGAAGCGCGTCCATGTCTGCTGGTCTACCGCCAATATGTACTGGCAGTATGGCTTTAGTTTTATCAGATATCAGCGATTCAATGCTTTTCGGATCAATAGTGTATGTTTCAGGATCTATGTCTGCGAAGATTGGGATGGCGTTCACGTAGAAAACCGCTATGGCCGTAGCCATAAACGTGTATGAGGGAACTATAACCTCGTCGCCGCAACCTATCCCAAGAGATCTGAGCGAGATTTCTAAGGCTGTTGTACCGCTGGTTACGGCAACGCCGTATTTAGCGTGCTGATATCTCGCAAATTTCTCTTCAAACTCCTTCTTTTTTGAGCCGCCTATTCCCCATAAACCGCTGTTTAAGACGTCTAGTAGGGCTTTAGCCTCCCTATCATCGAAAACGGGCCATTTTGGGAAAGGCTTGTCTCTAATCGGTTTTCCACCGGCTATAGCGAGCTTAGCCAACTCCTTTCCCTCCACTCAATACTTATCTACTGTCCAAGGGCGAATAAAACGGTTACCATCATGTTTTTGGAGGCGAAAAGCAAAATAATTGATGCCGCTTCTATGTTACATGTGATCTAAAATGGTTAAAGATATTGTTGAAGCCCTTAAAAAATATAGGATTATTGACTTGTCTATTGAGATCCAGCCAAATGTCTTGAAGGTTAACGGTGAATATATTCGCGGTAATCAGATCAGAAGATTTAACCTACAACAGTTCATAAACGCTGAGGATGGAACCTACATGAATTTCATCGAGGCTGAATCTCACTTAGGTACCCACGTTGAAGGCCCGCTGCACTTAAAGGATGGGCTTAAGTCGCTTACGGATCTGCCGTTGGATAAGTTTATGGGTGAAGCGCTTGTCCTCAAGTTTGAGGCCAATAAGCCGATAAAACCAGAGCATCTCGACAGGGTTAGGGATGAGGATATAGTGCTCATGTGGAGCCCTGGAGGAGCCTATATAACGCCTGAAGCCGCCGAATACCTTGTTAAAAAGCGTATAAAAATGCTTGGTGTTCAGGGTGTTCATCCAGATGATCCGAGGGCCTATCAACCCGGCTCAGGAGTTAAACCAGCGACGCATATGCTTCTGTTAGAAAATGATATACCGATAATTGAGGGGTTAATAAACCTAGATAAAATTGAATGTGAGCGGATCTTCTTCATAGGGCTACCATTAAAGATCGCCCACCTAGATTCGTCTTGGATAAGGGCTGTAGCGTTTGAGCCAAAGAGTTAAATCAAGGATATTATGTTAGCGGCATGAGAGGGATATACATTTGATAGTAACCTGCGCAGGAATATTGGTTGCCGATATAATAGCTGCGGATTTGCCCAAAATCTCAGCTCCCGGCGAGTTAACTTTTACGCCTAAAGGTATTGAGGTTCATTTAGGCGGCCACTGCGGAAACGTTTCTATAGATTTGAGAAAGCTTGGTTTGAAGGCTGGCGACGTAAGTTCGATAGGCGCCGTTGGCCACGACATTTTTGGCGATTTCATTGAGGGTGAGCTTAAAAGGCATGGTGTGATAACCCATCTTCAAAGGGTTCCAAACGTCGGTACGTCAAAGGATTTAATCCTTGTAGTTAAAGGCGAGGACAGGAGATATCACGCTGATAGTGGAGCCAACTTATTCTTAGACCCTGAATTCGTCCTCTCAATATTGAGTGAGGAGCGGCCGCTAATATTTTATGCTGGTGGAGTCGGCCTCACGGGTAGCTTTGATGATCAGCTACCGGAGGTACTGAGGAAAGCTAAAGATTTGGGCGCCTTAACTTTCGTTGATCCAGTTACACCATACATGCGTGAGTGGAGCTTTCTGATCCCGGCGATTAAGTGGACCGATATATTTCACTGCAATGCCCACGAGGCTGAGCAGATAACTGGAAGAAAGAACCTCTATGAGGCTTGCGAATCCCTAATCAATATGGGAACCAACATGGCTATTATAAGCATGGGAGATAGAGGGCTTATCGCGAGAACTAGAGAGAATATCTTCGAGCTACCAGCCTTTAAGGTTCCAGCAGTTGATCCTACAGGGGCGGGCGACGCCCTCTGCGCCGGCGTGATAAGCGGGCTTGTGGAAAAGTGCGGCCACGGGAGATGCGATGTGGCGAACTTATCGGTTAACGATATTATAGATATTCTTATGGTTGGTGAAGCCGCTGGAGCCGCATGCGTAACGATGGTTGGGACAACGACCGCTGTAACAAAAGAGAATGTTAAAAGAATTCTTGATGAGCAGGGCGCATATTTGAGGCGTAACGTTAAAGTTTCTTCGGCCAAAAAGTAAATGTCGATATCAGCATGGGTGAAGAGAAGCCCCTAGTAGAATCCTATTGCATTAGAGTCCCTAAAAGTTTGGGGGAGAAAGCTATAAGCGCAGTGGCTAGGCTCGGCCTCCTAAATAAGGATTTGAAGGTGCTTAAGGTTGAAGCGTATTTGCTTGTGCCGCTTAGAGAGAAGCCTTCAGAGGGGCAGGCCGCTAATATACGCGGGGAAATCGGGGAATTCGAGGTTTTAATCTCAAGCTTTCCGAAACGCGAGAAGCAGATTAAAAGTTTAATTGATTTCTTAGAGAATAGGCTGCCGCCGCATCTTTTAGCGAGCCTTCCAAGATCAATAGATTTCGTAGGCGACGTGGCTATCTTAGAGATTCCTGATGAGCTTGAAGGCTATAAGAATCTGGTTGGGGAAGCTGTTTTAAAGATGTTTAAGCGCGTGAGATCCGTTCTCGCCAAGTCCAGCGCGGTTAAGGGGGATTACCGTGTCAGGGAATATGAGCTTATGGCTGGTTCAGCGAACACCGAGACAGTGCATAAGGAGCATGGATGCAGATATTTTCTCGATCCAAGAAAAGTTTACTTTTCGCCTAGACTATCCTACGAGCATTATAGGGTTGCATCCCAAGTTGCTGAGGGCGAAACCGTCGTGGATATGTTTGCTGGAGTCGGCCCATTCTCTATACTGATAGCGAAAATTCGAGAAAATGTGACGGTTTATTCAATCGACATAAACCCGGACGCTGTGGAATACTTGAAAAGAAACATTTACGCGAACAATGTTCATGGAAAAGTTATTCCGTTTCTCGGCGATGCGAGAGAGATCATTAAGAGCAGGCTGCGCGGGGTAGCGGACCGAGTTATAATGAACCTTCCAGAGAAAGCGATAGAGTATGTTGACGCAGCGTGCACGGCGCTTAAATCTTCGGGCGGCTTCATCCATTATTATGAGATTGCCGGCGGATCAGACGCCATGGAGCGCGTGAAGAGAAGGCTTATTGAGGCGATAGAAAGATCCGGAAGAAGCGTGGAGGCGCTGCTCTCGGAGAGAATCGTGAAAGAAGTTGCGCCATACAGGTGGCACATAGCTGTAGATGTAAAAGTAAAATAGAAAAACGCACAATTTTATAATAGCGCGGTATTGGTTGACGCAAATAAATGCGAATTAAAGTTTTCACCGACGAGTCCTTATGTAGAAAATGCGGCTTTTGTAGAACGGTCAATAGATGCGTTAACCCTCGCTGTGTGGGTTGCCTGTCATGTTATTTTGCATGTCCCTACGAGGCAAAGAAGATTATTAAGGATGAGAACGGAGACAGGCGGATCATTAGGATAATGGTTGACGGCGTCCAATATGATGTTTCAGAGGACATAACTGTTAAAGAGGCTTTGAGACTAATTGGATACGAGGTCGGAGTCTACCCCGATGAGGGGCGCATTCAAGCGCCATGTGGATTGGGCGGCTGCTGGGCATGCATGGTTATGGCTGATGGAAAACCAGTTAGATCATGTATAACAGGCGTAAAAGACGGCATGACCATTGAAACAAACGCTGGTTCGATGCCCCCGTTAAGGATAATTCATGGTCCTAAGCCGCATTCTGTTGGCGGTAAGGCGACCCCGTGGACTGAGGGGAAGGGGACAAGATACATTGAGGTTGCTATATGGGCGGCTGGCTGCAATCTTAGGTGTCGGAGCTGCCAGAATTACAGCGTAACATACGATAATTCTTCGGAGCCTTTGACGCCTAGAGAAGCCGCTATAAGATTAACCTACTATAGGAGGCTTTATGGCGTTAATGGTTTAGCGATTAGCGGTGGAGAACCCACATTAAATAAACGTTGGCTCATAGAATATTTCGCGGAGCTTAGAAGACTTAACCCGGACAAGAAGGCTAGGTTGCACCTTGACAGCAATGGCACTCTGCTAACGCCTCCATACATCGACGATCTTGTCGAGGCTGGAGCAAACAATATTGGTGTTGAGCCGAAGGGCATTCGCTTAGAGACCTTTATGAACATAAGTGGCATAGAAGACAGAGCGCTTGCCGAGCGATATTTAAAGACCAGCTGGGAGGCCCTAAAATACCTTATAGACAATTATAAGGATAGAGTTTACATCGGGGTCGGCATACCCTATAACCCGGCTTTCATGGGGTTTGATGAGCTTTTTGAAATTGGCGAGAAGATATTTTCTATGGATTCATCTGTCCAAGTATGCGTATTAGATTATTTTCCGACATTTAGGAGGAGGGATATGAGAAGGCCTAGTTATAGGGAGATGTTAAAGGTTAAGGATATACTGAATGGCGTGGGATTGAAATGCGTGATCGTTCAAACAGCGACAGGTCATGTGGGGCCATGATTACTTTAAAACCGCTATCATCTACCCAGCCATAGGATCTTTAATATTAGGATTCGTAGTGAGTGGACATGGATAACCTGGTGAACATTGCTGAAAAACTCATGTGGGAATTCGCCTATCAGACGGGGCTTATATCAGATCTGAAACCTAGGCGCTATCTATGGACCGATTCGTTCGCCGTATGTAATCTCATTGAGCTTCACTATCGGAAAAAGGATGAGAAGTTTATGCGGATGGCGCTTAAACTTGTTGATCAAGTACACTTTGTGCTTGGAAGACACCGTGAAGGTGACTCTAAATCCGGCTGGATAAGCGGCTTAAGCGATGATGAGGGATGGAGGCATCCAACTGTAGGCGGCTTAAGGATAGGTAAACCTCTGCCGGAGCGAAAGCCGGATGAGCCGTTCGACGAAGTCTTGGAGTGGGAGCGTGACGGGCAATACTACCATTACCTAACAAAGTGGATGCATACGCTTAATGTCGTCGGCAAAGCCACGGGATGTTCCAACTATTATGTGTGGGCTGTTGAGCTCGCTAAAAGGGCGCATAGAGCGTTCGTCTATGAGGCGGCTGATGGGCGAAAACGCATCTACTGGAAGATGAGCGTAGATCTGTCATGGCCACTGGTTTCCTCTATGGGTCAGCTTGACCCGCTCGACGGGCTTATCACCTACATGGAGCTGCAAGCATCGGCAGGCAACTCGGTGGCGCCGAACCTCATCGAGGAGATTAGAGATATGGAGAACATATGCAGCGAGATGGTTTGGGTAACTGATGACCCGCTTGGCATTGGCGAGCTACTTATATGCTCCTATAGACTTGCTGACTTGATTGCCAACGGGCATTCTAACCATCTAGATCTTTTAATAAACATTTTAAACGATTCCTTATTAAGCCTGGAACTATATCTAGCCGGCAGATCAATGAAGCTGCCAGCTAACATGCGGCTAGCTTTCCGAGAGCTCGGCTTATCTATTGGTCTTAAAGCCGCCGTTAAACTCAGGGAACTGGTGGGAAGCAGCCAAAGGCTCTCCGAAAACATCGGTCTCGCCTCGGCCACAAGAGATTTATCAAGCTATGTCTGGCTAGCTGACAGGATAGATGATTTCTGGCTTAATCCAAAAAACAGGGAAAACCAAACATGGTTAGAACACAAAGATATTAACGTGGTTATGTTGGCAACGAGCCTAATCCCAGACGCTTTTCTAGGATTGGTTGGAGATAAGCGAAAGCAGTCTTCTTTAACTGAATAGGCTAGGCGAGGCGCTAAAACACCATTAGCAGCCTGAAAAATAATTTTGAAAAAATAGTGGGGCCAGCATGGTCAGGTGGTAGTTTCGCTATATGAAGTCTCTAGTCTGAGTTAAACCTCGCTCTTTAATCCGCTTATCATCTCTAAGTATTGCTTAAGTTTGCCGAATATTTCATTTGCCTTTATCTCTTCGGCGCTCTCCGGTAGCATAACCTGATATTTTCCCTGCCCAATGTCTCTGAGAATGAAGTATTTTTTGCCAAATTCAAAATAGATGAAGTCTCTGCCGATCTCGATATCCCATTTCTTTGTTTCTTCCGACATACGGGTTCACAAAACTACTAAATATTAGCCATTATTAAAGATTATTTTTCTTAAGACATGTTTTACAGTTTTCCAGAACTATTTTAAGCGCTCTAATATAGTTGTGTTCTCTCAGCTCTTCCAGTACCCTATCCACACCAGCTTTTTGAAGCCCCTCAACAATTCCTCTTACATTTCTAATGCTCCGGCTTATAGCCTTAGCGGGGTCAACTCTAGAAGGATAAACGTCCATGAAAATCCATTCGCTGTATCCCACTTTAATCATCCAAGCCAATGATTCAATAAAATGCCAAAAGTTAATGGACGCCGGGATTAAATCCCAGTCCCAGTCTCTAAAATTATCGTTTAAATGCACGCTGAATAGTCGTTCTTCTTGAGCCGCTAAACATATTGCTTCAGCCGGATTTTCTCCGGCTAAAAGCGAGTGCCCAATATCTACAGTAACGCCTAGGTTTTCAGCCCCCACTTTCTCGCAAACCCAGAGGGCTCTGCCGATATCAGATATATAGATGTTCGCCCTAGGCTCCCTCCTCTTATACTCTAGAGATATCCTTACGTCGGATCGATATGAGCAAACCTCTTTCAGGCAGTTTATCAGCCAGCGCCAAGCTTTAGAGTAATCCTCCTGAAAAAGATAGTCATATCCGTCTCCCATTGGACACAAATTTACGAGTGAAACCCCCATTTTCTTAGAAGCATCCATGCAATCCTTAATGTGCTCTACGGCGAGCTCCCTTACTTTATGATTAGGAGAAGCTATCGAGCCAGTTAACCATTGCCGGTCTCTACTTAAATCAACCGTGAAATGCGAGAAGCCAACCCCATATTTTTCCAGCAGATTTTTCAGCGGGGCTACATCCATTGAGAGGTAGTAAGTTACGCTAACCCCATCCAAACCCTCTATTTCTGACGCTACTTTAACCATTTCCTCTAGGCTAAGCCTTTCCCCATACTCGCAGAAGCGGTCTCTATGTAAGCCAAAGGCCCCTAAGGGAACAGAATACTTATACATCAAGCCGACCACCAAAAGTTCTATTAAAGGTTACCGACAATTAATCTTTAATGAAGATGAAGTTTTAATGGTGCCACGTATGGGTAAAAGAGCGCGTATAGCCACAATCTGCCAAGCAAATAATTTCTACAGCACCATTAAAGGGAATCTTAAGCATGTTATGAATCTGCTGGAGATAGCGCTTAAAAATCAAGCGGATTTAGTATGTTTACCGGAGGCTTTCGCATCAGCATCCGTTAACAAACCCATTAAGGAGATCGCTGAGCATCCGCCTGGACTGATCACTGAAAGTGTCAGTAAAAAAGCGAGGGAATACGGCTCCTATGTGATCTGCCCCCTATACACGAAGAGGGATGGAAAAATATGGAACTCTGCGGTTATCATAGATAGGTCGGGAGAAATCTGCGGGATCTACGATAAGGCGCATCCAGTCACATCGTCAAGCGATTACACAGTGTTTGAGGATGGCGTGATGCCCGGCAGAGAGGTTCCAGTATTTGACTTAGATTTTGGGCGGATTGGCATACAGATATGTTTTGACATAGGTTTCCCTGAAATCTGGGAGGAATTGGCGAGAAAGAACGCTAAAATGGTTGTTTGGTGCTCCGCTTATAACGGAGGTTTTGCTCTGCAGGTTTACGCTTACCTCCACCATTATTATGTTATATCTTCCGTTAGAACCGATAAATCCAAGATAATAGATCCTTTGGGAAACATCCTCGATGAAACAGACGCATTGAAAAACATTGTAATGCGTGACATAAACCTAGACTACGTGGTTTCACATTATGACTTCAATTACAGCATACCGGACAAACTGATGACACTGTATCCAAACCGCGTGGAGGTACGCTCAAAAAGAGACGACGCATTATTCCTCGTAGAGCCGATAGATCCAAACATATCGACCGAGCAGCTTAAGAAAGAGTTTGGCTTCGAATCAGCTTGGGAGTACTATCAGAGGCACAGAGCGGCTTACGCATATATTCATCAGGGTAAAAGCCCTCCACCACAGAGCGCAGCTCATGGAGATCGCCCCCAATACTCAAAGGTGGCAAATGATTTTTCTCCCGCACCATAGCAAAGCGATTAAACCTAGGTTTTCACCTTCTTTTCTGTTTTTCTTCATACTAAAAAGGTATTTTAGGTATACGGCACTATATTCTTATTCAAATCGGCGGGTGAATCTTTAGATGAATTCAAGAGAGCGCGTGCTGGCCGCTATAAACCATGAGATTCCCGATAGAATCCCAACGGATATATGGGCCACCCCTGAAGTTTGGAGTAATCTCAAAGCGTATTTTGGTGAAAACGTCGATATTATGGAAGCCTTACATATAGATGGCATAATGTGGATGTCGCCTAAATATATAGGTCCAAAATTATCTGTGGATGAAGGGTGGAAGATTGATTATTGGGGTATACGATATAAATTGGTTAACTATGGGCTGGGAGCATACGAGGAGCCTGTTGGCCCACCCCTAGCATACGCAAAGACTATAAGGGATTTAGAAGCATATCGGTGGCCTAAGGTTGACTGGTTCGACTTCTCAGAGATGCGGGAAGAAGCTAAAAGGGTTCGCCGGGAAAGAGTTGTTGGGGCAGGCTACGTGGCAGTATTCTTTCAGCATTGCCTTCTGAGGGGTTTCAAAAACGCTCTACTTGACCCAATTTTGAGACCTGAATTCACTAGGCGTCTATTAGATCTAATATCTGATTTCCTTTATGAACTGCATCTCCGCATGTTTGAAGCATGTGATGGACTTATAGATGTAACCCAGGTAACAGATGACTTCGGCACCCAGAATGGCCCCATGATAAGCCTGAAGGTTTTCCGCGACTTCTATCGGCCACACATGAAAAAATTTATAGATTTAGCCCACAGCTTCGGGATAAAAGTTTTTCATCATGATGATGGAGCAATACGAATATTTGTACCGGACTTGGTGGAGATGGGCATAGACATATTAAACCCGGTGCAATGGACATGTCCAGGAATGAATCTTGAAGAATTGAAGACGGAGTTCGGCAAACACCTATGTTTCCACGGCGGAATGGATAATCAACGCATACTATCCTTCGCAACGCCAGAGCAGGTTAGAGCCGAGGTTAGAAGGTGCATAGATACATTGGCGTCGGATGGAACAGGATATATTTTGGCACCATGCCACAATATACAGCCAGTATCGCCGATAGAAAATATAATAGCAATGTACGATGAAGCATACAGATACGGTTCGAAATATTCTGAGAAAAGATTGATTTGAACCCGCATATGAAATGAAAATTGGAAAAATTGGCGCCCGGCCGAACCCCAAAACCCTAGTTCTGGTACCCTTCATCTTATGGGTATTTTCCTCATAGATTGGGGGTGGAAAGTTTAAATTATAGGTAAGACTTTTTCATACTTGGTGGTTAAACTTGGAAATTAGGAGGAGAATGGGTCGGAAGGGGCAGCTTGTCATCCCAAAGATTATTAGGGAGTTTCTGGGGGTGGGTCCTGGAGACGAAGTAATTATGGAGGTTAGGGGCAAGGAGGTTCTGATTAAGCCGAAGATAGATCCCGTAAAATTTGTTGAGGATTTCTGCTCGAGTGAAGGAAAGAAGTTGACTGAGAAAATAGATTTGGAAAGGATTCTTGAGGGGGAGGTTGAAGAGAGACTTGTATTACGTTGATTCAAACGTCTTCATATATTCAGTAATCTATGATGAAGTGTTTGTGCCGGAAGCGAGGAAATGTAGAGAATTCCTCCTGAAAATTGCTCTCGGCGAGATTGAAGCACACACATCGCTTATCACGTGGGACGAAGTCACATGGATAGTTAAGAAGATTATGGGAGAAGAGTTATCAGTGGAGTATGGCAGGAAATTTCTTAGGTTTCCAAACCTAAGGTTTCTCGGAGTTAAAAGGACGACAATTTTAAAGGCTCAGGATTTCATGGAGAAGTATAGGCTTAAACCCAGAGACGCAATACACGCGGCCACTGCACTTGAAAACAAGATAAACATAATAGTAAGCTACGATAGGGACTTTGACAGCCTTATCGAAGTAAAAAGAACCGAGCCATAAATGCTACCTTGCTAGACGAGACTCCTAGAAAGATTCGGACCAGTAAAAATGGCCTTGCTGTCATCGTAACGCTTACAAATACCGTCCCACTTTAAGAGGCAGGGCTACGAGACATTATTTCCCAAGGGCGGGATTCGTGTCAGGAATGACATGGTTGATAGTGAGGTTTATGAGCGCGGGATCAGAGTTGCTGTCGAGTTGAAGAGCGACAACAACGACATGCTACACGGACTAGTTGCACCCTCTAGGTCGAAGTCTATGGCG encodes the following:
- a CDS encoding type II toxin-antitoxin system VapC family toxin, with the translated sequence MKRDLYYVDSNVFIYSVIYDEVFVPEARKCREFLLKIALGEIEAHTSLITWDEVTWIVKKIMGEELSVEYGRKFLRFPNLRFLGVKRTTILKAQDFMEKYRLKPRDAIHAATALENKINIIVSYDRDFDSLIEVKRTEP
- a CDS encoding carbohydrate kinase family protein yields the protein MIVTCAGILVADIIAADLPKISAPGELTFTPKGIEVHLGGHCGNVSIDLRKLGLKAGDVSSIGAVGHDIFGDFIEGELKRHGVITHLQRVPNVGTSKDLILVVKGEDRRYHADSGANLFLDPEFVLSILSEERPLIFYAGGVGLTGSFDDQLPEVLRKAKDLGALTFVDPVTPYMREWSFLIPAIKWTDIFHCNAHEAEQITGRKNLYEACESLINMGTNMAIISMGDRGLIARTRENIFELPAFKVPAVDPTGAGDALCAGVISGLVEKCGHGRCDVANLSVNDIIDILMVGEAAGAACVTMVGTTTAVTKENVKRILDEQGAYLRRNVKVSSAKK
- a CDS encoding AbrB/MazE/SpoVT family DNA-binding domain-containing protein, which codes for MEIRRRMGRKGQLVIPKIIREFLGVGPGDEVIMEVRGKEVLIKPKIDPVKFVEDFCSSEGKKLTEKIDLERILEGEVEERLVLR
- a CDS encoding carbon-nitrogen hydrolase family protein, with protein sequence MGKRARIATICQANNFYSTIKGNLKHVMNLLEIALKNQADLVCLPEAFASASVNKPIKEIAEHPPGLITESVSKKAREYGSYVICPLYTKRDGKIWNSAVIIDRSGEICGIYDKAHPVTSSSDYTVFEDGVMPGREVPVFDLDFGRIGIQICFDIGFPEIWEELARKNAKMVVWCSAYNGGFALQVYAYLHHYYVISSVRTDKSKIIDPLGNILDETDALKNIVMRDINLDYVVSHYDFNYSIPDKLMTLYPNRVEVRSKRDDALFLVEPIDPNISTEQLKKEFGFESAWEYYQRHRAAYAYIHQGKSPPPQSAAHGDRPQYSKVANDFSPAP
- a CDS encoding uroporphyrinogen decarboxylase family protein, which codes for MNSRERVLAAINHEIPDRIPTDIWATPEVWSNLKAYFGENVDIMEALHIDGIMWMSPKYIGPKLSVDEGWKIDYWGIRYKLVNYGLGAYEEPVGPPLAYAKTIRDLEAYRWPKVDWFDFSEMREEAKRVRRERVVGAGYVAVFFQHCLLRGFKNALLDPILRPEFTRRLLDLISDFLYELHLRMFEACDGLIDVTQVTDDFGTQNGPMISLKVFRDFYRPHMKKFIDLAHSFGIKVFHHDDGAIRIFVPDLVEMGIDILNPVQWTCPGMNLEELKTEFGKHLCFHGGMDNQRILSFATPEQVRAEVRRCIDTLASDGTGYILAPCHNIQPVSPIENIIAMYDEAYRYGSKYSEKRLI
- a CDS encoding cyclase family protein, whose amino-acid sequence is MVKDIVEALKKYRIIDLSIEIQPNVLKVNGEYIRGNQIRRFNLQQFINAEDGTYMNFIEAESHLGTHVEGPLHLKDGLKSLTDLPLDKFMGEALVLKFEANKPIKPEHLDRVRDEDIVLMWSPGGAYITPEAAEYLVKKRIKMLGVQGVHPDDPRAYQPGSGVKPATHMLLLENDIPIIEGLINLDKIECERIFFIGLPLKIAHLDSSWIRAVAFEPKS
- a CDS encoding sugar phosphate isomerase/epimerase, producing the protein MYKYSVPLGAFGLHRDRFCEYGERLSLEEMVKVASEIEGLDGVSVTYYLSMDVAPLKNLLEKYGVGFSHFTVDLSRDRQWLTGSIASPNHKVRELAVEHIKDCMDASKKMGVSLVNLCPMGDGYDYLFQEDYSKAWRWLINCLKEVCSYRSDVRISLEYKRREPRANIYISDIGRALWVCEKVGAENLGVTVDIGHSLLAGENPAEAICLAAQEERLFSVHLNDNFRDWDWDLIPASINFWHFIESLAWMIKVGYSEWIFMDVYPSRVDPAKAISRSIRNVRGIVEGLQKAGVDRVLEELREHNYIRALKIVLENCKTCLKKNNL
- a CDS encoding radical SAM protein, which gives rise to MRIKVFTDESLCRKCGFCRTVNRCVNPRCVGCLSCYFACPYEAKKIIKDENGDRRIIRIMVDGVQYDVSEDITVKEALRLIGYEVGVYPDEGRIQAPCGLGGCWACMVMADGKPVRSCITGVKDGMTIETNAGSMPPLRIIHGPKPHSVGGKATPWTEGKGTRYIEVAIWAAGCNLRCRSCQNYSVTYDNSSEPLTPREAAIRLTYYRRLYGVNGLAISGGEPTLNKRWLIEYFAELRRLNPDKKARLHLDSNGTLLTPPYIDDLVEAGANNIGVEPKGIRLETFMNISGIEDRALAERYLKTSWEALKYLIDNYKDRVYIGVGIPYNPAFMGFDELFEIGEKIFSMDSSVQVCVLDYFPTFRRRDMRRPSYREMLKVKDILNGVGLKCVIVQTATGHVGP
- a CDS encoding DegT/DnrJ/EryC1/StrS family aminotransferase produces the protein MAKLAIAGGKPIRDKPFPKWPVFDDREAKALLDVLNSGLWGIGGSKKKEFEEKFARYQHAKYGVAVTSGTTALEISLRSLGIGCGDEVIVPSYTFMATAIAVFYVNAIPIFADIDPETYTIDPKSIESLISDKTKAILPVHIGGRPADMDALLSIAEKNGLHIIEDACQAWGAEWKGRRVGAIGDIGAFSFQSSKNITSGEGGIIVTNNEELYVKAWSLHNCGRMPEKAWYEHYLPGANYRMTEFQAAVLLVQMERLDEQTERRMENAQYLDSKLSKIDGVKPLKNDERVTRHAYHLYIFRVDPEAFGGLSKAAIARALQAEGIPASVGYSKPLYKEPYIEYFRRCPFSCPHYGKQIDYSSVKAPAAEKACYYEGLWFPQYVLLGSREDMDDIVTAFEKLKDNLEELVNMSGSK
- a CDS encoding class I SAM-dependent methyltransferase family protein, which codes for MGEEKPLVESYCIRVPKSLGEKAISAVARLGLLNKDLKVLKVEAYLLVPLREKPSEGQAANIRGEIGEFEVLISSFPKREKQIKSLIDFLENRLPPHLLASLPRSIDFVGDVAILEIPDELEGYKNLVGEAVLKMFKRVRSVLAKSSAVKGDYRVREYELMAGSANTETVHKEHGCRYFLDPRKVYFSPRLSYEHYRVASQVAEGETVVDMFAGVGPFSILIAKIRENVTVYSIDINPDAVEYLKRNIYANNVHGKVIPFLGDAREIIKSRLRGVADRVIMNLPEKAIEYVDAACTALKSSGGFIHYYEIAGGSDAMERVKRRLIEAIERSGRSVEALLSERIVKEVAPYRWHIAVDVKVK